A genome region from Gardnerella vaginalis includes the following:
- the trxB gene encoding thioredoxin-disulfide reductase, whose product MEKLNKKVIIIGSGPAGYTAALYLARAGYTPLVIAGALTPGGQLMNTTEVENYPGFADGILGPDLMEAMQKQAEKFGAQIILNDVVSVDFKDDLKTVTTDDGKTYTANAVIISTGSQVRKLGVPGEQEYSGRGVSYCATCDGFFFKGKPIVVVGGGDSAFEEALFLTRFGSSVTLIHRRDSFRASKIMIDRARKNEKIKFVLNSVVQSINGSNEDAQSVTVKNVVTGETQDIEASGIFVAIGHLPSTSFLNNSIALNADGTISVQGASTKTSIPGVFAAGDVVDSVYRQAISAAGMGCRAALDAQAYLNDLSE is encoded by the coding sequence ATGGAAAAACTAAACAAAAAAGTAATAATTATTGGCTCTGGTCCTGCGGGTTATACTGCAGCTTTGTATTTAGCGCGCGCAGGCTACACTCCTTTGGTCATTGCCGGAGCATTAACTCCTGGCGGACAACTCATGAACACTACAGAGGTTGAAAATTATCCAGGATTTGCAGATGGAATACTTGGACCAGATTTAATGGAAGCTATGCAAAAGCAAGCAGAAAAATTTGGAGCACAAATTATATTAAACGATGTCGTGTCTGTAGATTTTAAGGACGATTTGAAGACGGTTACGACAGACGACGGAAAAACTTATACAGCAAATGCAGTAATCATTTCTACCGGCTCTCAAGTGCGAAAATTGGGAGTTCCTGGAGAGCAAGAATACTCTGGACGAGGTGTTTCCTATTGTGCAACTTGTGATGGATTCTTCTTTAAAGGAAAACCAATCGTTGTAGTTGGCGGAGGCGATTCAGCTTTTGAAGAGGCATTGTTCCTAACTAGATTTGGTTCTTCTGTAACATTGATTCATAGGCGCGATTCGTTCCGTGCTTCTAAAATCATGATTGATAGAGCTCGCAAAAATGAGAAGATTAAATTTGTTTTGAACTCTGTTGTTCAATCAATAAATGGTTCCAACGAAGATGCTCAGTCTGTAACGGTAAAAAATGTTGTAACTGGAGAAACTCAAGATATTGAAGCATCTGGTATTTTCGTTGCTATTGGTCATCTACCATCAACCTCATTCTTAAATAACTCTATAGCTCTTAACGCAGATGGAACTATTTCAGTACAGGGTGCGTCTACTAAAACGTCTATTCCTGGTGTTTTTGCCGCAGGAGATGTGGTAGACAGCGTTTATAGACAGGCAATATCTGCAGCGGGAATGGGCTGCCGCGCTGCTCTTGATGCTCAAGCTTATTTAAATGATTTAAGCGAATAA